GCAATCCTGCCGCCACGCCCGGATGAAGTCCGTCACCGCGCTGTAGCCACCCCGGTAGCCCTGGGCCTGGATCTGCACAAACAGCGCCAGCGCCGTGCGCCACTGATCCCGTGCCCGGTGGGCATCCGTCTTGAGCGCCGCCACCAGCGTCGCCTCGAACGCCGAGAACTTGCCCACCTTCTTCGCCCGCTCATACCGCGGCTCGACCGCCGCAGGCGCCTTCAGCCACTTCTTGACGGTGTTCCTGGCCAAACCCGTCTTCCTCGAGATCTCGCTGATCGAAACCCCATCGCGCATCTTCATGCGCCTGACCTTGCCAATCATGTCCATGGTGATCACCTCGCTTGCTCCTGCCAAAAAATTCAGCAGTCGCGTGATACACCCCGGTCAGTTTTGAAGCGGCACTCCCACCTTCAGATGGTCAGTTTTCGGTCGGCGTCAACAGTCTGGCCCCTCGATCGGCCTCGAAGATCGCCAAGCCCTGGCCCGAGACATCGACACGGCCCATGCCGCAGGAGCGCGACTCGAGCCGCGTTTTTCAGCGGCGCCATCGGCGCGCATGCTACCCCTTACGTCCGAACCGGGTGAACCACACCGAACTAGAGGTCACCCCTGATCAAGCACTTGCTGGCACGTTGCTCGGGCACACCCAAAGGCTCCCAAACCCCCTGTGGTCGCTGAACAGATTCAGACCGACCTGCATTGACGTTTACCCCAGCCGGTTCACAGCTTGGCCACGTGTTATGTGCTGCGCTTGCCGTCGCTGATCTGGTCGCCAGGCTTCTTGTCGTTTTCGAATCGGTAGAGCGGGCGCTTCGTATGTTCCCAATACCTCTGGCCGTCGTCCCGGGTGATGAAGCTGTAGGCGCCGCTGGCTTTGGCAGGAATGGCATGCCAGTTGAGCGCAGCCTGCGGCACACACGCTGTTCCCGCTGTTTGATACGATGTTGCGCCGGTGCAGAGACATCACCCAGGATCCCTCTGCTGTCTCCATTCGCGTGGAGCCATGCCGCATTGCGCCTTGAATGCCCGCGACAACGCCGCTTCACCGCTGTAGCCCACCTCGTCTGCGATCAGCTTCAAAGATTTCCCCTGGCGCAAGGCCTGCTGCGCCAGCTTGACCCGCCAAGCCTGCAAGTAGGCGCCGGGGGTACAACCCACCGCCCTGCGGAAGGCGGCGGCGAACACACTGCGCGACATGCTTGATAGGCTGGCCAAGGACTCCAGCGACCAGTCCTGCTGCGGTTGTTCGTGCATCGACACCAGGGCCTTGCGCAGCTTGGGATGCGACAAACCGGCCAGCATGCCGCCGCTCATCTGGTTGGTTTCCATCAGATGGCGCAACACCTGGATCAACACCACCTCGAACAACCGATCGACCAGCGCGTGCCGGCCGCAGTTGTTGCCAAACGCCTCTTCGAAGAGCAGCAGCAGCGTCTGATCGGCGCCCGCGATGCTCTGTAGCGGCAGGCAGATGACATCGGGCAGCGCGCCCATGATGGGGTTGGCGGCACCGCCATCGAAGTGAAGCTCCGCGCACGCCAGGTCGGCGCCCCGCTGGGCGTCGGTGACGAAACGTCGGGCCACCGGGCGCGGATAGAGCAACAGGCTGGGAACGTCCACCTGAAGTGTGGGGCGCCCCGGATGGACGATCTCCATGCTTCCCACTTTGAGCAGATGCATCTGGCCGCTGTCGCCCGGCGATGAGAAATCCGTGATGCCGCACAGGGCGCCGGAGTGAAACATGTGCGCGCGAACCGGGAAATGGCTCAGCAAGGCATCTAGGCGGTCGGTACAGGTTTCTGACATATTGAGACTATGGGACAAGTAATCAATATTATCCTTAGCTTATCGTATTTTCAGCGGCGTACAGTTCGTTCTTGCCAAACGGCATTACCGAAACCCACCCGCCCCAAAGGAAATACACCATGTCGATCGAACAAGTTCTCTACCAAGCCCACGCCATCGCCACCGGCGGCCGAGACGGCCGTGCCATGGTCCCCGCCGGGGACCTCGAGTTCAAGCTGACCACCCCCAAGGAACTGGGTGGCGCAGGCGGGGCCGGCGCCAACCCGGAGCAGCTGTTTGCCGCCGGCTACAGCGCCTGCTTCCTGGGCGCCATGAAGTTCGTCGCCAGCCGCGAGAAGCTGGCCATGCCGGCTGACACGGTCATCGAAGGCTTCGTGGGCATCGGCGCCATCCCCAACGGCTTCGGCATCGAGGTCGAACTGAAGATCTCCCTGCCGGGCCTGGACCGCGCGGTCGCCGAACAACTCGTGCAAAAGGCCCACACCGTCTGCCCGTACTCCAACGCCACCCGCGGAAACATCGACGTGACCTTGACGATCGTCTGAGCCCGCTCCCCATTTTTACCCTGCCATCCCAAGGAAATCACCATGAACCGCAAAGTCAAATTCGCCGCTGCCACCGCCATCGCCCTGGCCGCCCAAATGAGCTTCGCCGCCGGCAGCCCCGGTGTCGAACGCAACACCCAGGCCTTCCTCGAAGCGCTGGCCAAGGGCGGCGGCCAACCGCTTGAAACGCTGTCGCCTGCCGATGCACGCCAGGTGCTCGTCGGCGCGCAAAAGGGCGCCAAGCTGCCCGCCGCCGACGTGAGCGAGAAGACCATCACCGTCGACGGCAAGCAGATCGTGCTCAACATCGTGCGGCCGGCCGGCGTCAAGGGCGTGCTGCCTGCATTCATCTTCGTGCACGGCGGCGGCTGGATCCTGGGCGACTTCCCGACCCACGAGCGCTTTGTCCGCGACCTGGTGGCCGATTCCGGCGCGGTGGGCGTGTTCGTGAACTACACGCCGTCGCCCGAGGCACGTTACCCGGTCGCCATCAACGAGATCTACGCCGCGACCAAGTGGGTGGCCGAGAACGGCGCACAGATCAATGTGGACGGCAAGCGGCTGGCCATCGCGGGCAACAGCGTGGGCGGCAACATGGCCACGGTGGTGGCGCTGATGGCCAAGGCCAAGGGCACACCGGCGCTGCGTTCGCAGGTGCTGTTCTGGCCCGTCACCCACGCCAACCTCGAGAACGCGTCGTACAACGAATTCGCCAACGACCACTTCCTGACCAAGGGTTTAATGAAGTGGTTCTGGGACGCCTACACCACCGACCCCAAGCAGCGCCAGGAGATCTACACCTCGCCGCTGCTGGCCACGCCGGAGCAGCTCAAAGGCCTGCCGCCCACCCTGGTGCAGACCGCGGAGAAGGATGTGCTGCGTGACGAGGGTGAAGCCTATGCACGCAAGCTGGATGCTGCCGGCGTGAACGTCGTCGCGACCCGCTACAACGGCATGATCCACGACTTCGGCCTGCTCAACGTGCTGTCCGATCTGCCGACCACGCGCGCCGCGCTGCACCAGGCCGGCGAAGAGCTGAAGCTGCGCCTGCGTTAAGGGCCTGTGCTGGCCCGATCAGCGACGGTCGGGCCAGCCTCTGCCCTTGGACGGTGACTGGAAGTTTGCCGGTTTCGATGACAACGACTCCAGTTTATGGGTCTTAAGATATTGGTCTGGAAACGCCTGCCATACAAGCGGGCCGCTTAAGTGCGGTGGATTGCCCCCACATGAGACCCTTTTCAGAGGGTCGGCAGGGGTTCATGTAAAAAACCGCAGAAACAGGCTTAAGTTATTGTCTTCATTGGATTTTTCTCATCCTGGGGCGAGGCATTTCCGTGCGCATTTTAAGAACGGCGACCCATTTCAGCCCGAAACTGACTCCATGCGGAATTGCATGGAACTTCACGAAGCCCGTCAATCCATCCAGCTGCCAATGTCCGCGTTGTAACCCTCACCCCCGGTTTCTCCGTCGGCCCCCAGGCTGAAGACGTCGATTTCACCGTGCAGGCCCGGGGCGCGGTACTGCAGTTCGTTGCCCCACGCGTCCTTGGGGATCTTGTCCATGTAGGGGCGCCAGTTGGTCGGAATCTTGCCGCTGCTGGGCTTCTGAGCCAATGCCACCAGGCCCTGGCTGGAGCTGGGGTAGGCCCCGGAGTCCAGCTTGTACAGATTCAGGGCCTGCACGATGTCGGCCACTTGCTGTTTGGCGGCAGCCACCCGCGCATCGTTGGGGCGGTCCATGATTTTAGGAATCACGAGTGCGCCAAGAATGCCCAGGATGGTGATGACGACCAGAATTTCGATCAGCGTGAAACCGCTGCTTTTGTGGATGCGTGGCATGTGAATCGGTCCTTGTTCAAAGATCCAGTTGAGAGATGTGCAGGGTGTAACGGTTGGGGGCCCCGGCGGGTTGCAGGTAGGCGCTGAGAAACCCCGGGAACTGGCTGGCCAGACCGGCGTTGTCGGTGAGCTCGCCGGTGAATTGAAACCCTTGCTGGCGGGAGTGGCTGCCCTGGCCGGCAATCACCAGGGGGCCGTCCTGGCTGGTGATCGAGAAACTCACGCCGGCATTTTCCGTGTGGCCCTTCAACACAAACGAGCCCAGCTCACCCTGGGGAATCAGACCGGTCGCCGCATGGAGCCATTCCACGTCCACCTCGGCGGTCTGGACGGAGCGCCAACTGCCCTGTGCCGACATCTGGTGAAAGTTCAAGAATCCCTGCCAGTCGCCCTTGCTCAGCAAGCCAGGCAACACGGGAGTGAGGTCCCGGGCTTCCAGGCCGAGCTCGCGCAGCTGGGTCCTCCATCCACCCAGGCCCACCTGCAGATGGCCGATGGCTTGCCCATGGGCCTGCATCTGGAACAGCAGGCCGCCCTCCTGGAAGCCGACCAGTTTCCAGCCCATGGGCGGCAGGGACACCGGACGCGGGTCCTTGTCCCGCTGGCCCGTCGTGATCACCCCGCGCCCGTTCCAGAGCGTGCCGTTGGCGTCGGCCAGGTCCCACGTGTGGTGGGAAGCCTGTTGCAGCGCCAGGCCGATGAGGCTGGCCGGTGCCTGCCACACGATGAACACCAGGGTCAACAGGCCCGTGATGGCGATCAGATGGAGACGCTTCACCGCTCGTCCTTTCCCAGTTCCAGCAAGGCCTGGATTTCGACCATGCCCGGCAAGTCGGTCCGAGTGGCTTTGGCCTTCTGCACGATCAGGCGCATGTCTTTCTGCGCGAAGGCCACCCATTCCACCCACTTGTCAAACGGAACCATGCCCTGCAGGGCCACCTGGTTCTCGGTGTCCAGGGTCTGAAGGATCTCGGGGGACAGGCCAAATTTGGCAATGGAATCGGTCACCGCCGTCACATTGACGCCTCTTACGTTGCCGCCCGCCGCAGGCCGTTGTCTGAGCTGCTGCCATTCGTCGGCCTGAACGCGCATGTTGCCCAGGACTTTCCATTCGGTCGCCAGTTGGGTCTGGGCCCGATCCTGGGCCGCCGCCAACGCGGACCAGGACCAGACCAGCGCCGCCACGGCCATGCCGGCCAGCCAGACCGCGAACAGGCGCTGATCTCGCTGGGACAAGCCCTTCCACCAGGATTGCAGTTGGTTCATGGTTGTTCCTTGGCCACCAGCGCCGTGGTGACGATGCCGTTGTTGACCGATTGGGTGATGGCGGTGTAGCCGCGCTGCAGCATGCCGGCCTCCAGGGCGCTGGCGTCCTGCTGGGTGCCGCTCCAGACCAGAATCAGGCGGCCCTGCTCATAGTCCAGGCTCTCCAGCCGGGCCTGGGCCAGCTGTTGCGCCAGCGCGGCCAGCACCGGCACGAATTCGTCCGGCCGCGACTCGCCCACGCGCGCACGCGCGGCCTGCCACATCTGGTGCAACTGGCGGGCGGGTTTGTCGGTCTGGTCGGCGCTGCCGCTCACCTCCTGCCAGAAGGCCAGTTGCTCGCCTCTAACCTGACGAATAGACCACCAGGTGTGGCCCAGACCCGCCAAGGCCGCCAGCATCTGGAAGGCCACGCAGACCGCGATCACGAGCAGCGCGGTCCTGAACGCAGGCTCGGACAGGAGCTTGCGCCGGGGCATCCAGTCGCCCACCAGCAGGTTGGGGCTGGGCTGCGACAAAGTGCTGCGCCAGTCCAGCGCCGCCGCGCGCTGGACGGGAATCCCCCACTCGCCTTCCAGCCCCTCGAACAGCGTGGGCTCCACGCCGTGCAGCACCACGCGCGCCGGTGGCTGGCCCGGGGCTTGCGCCCGGTGCAAGGCCAGCGCCACGGGAAGCGCGCCGTCGACGGGCATGTCCAGCTCCAGGGCCACCCTGCCATCGTGCAGCCACAGCTGGCCGTCTTCGTTCTGGAAAATCCGCCATTCGCCCGGGGCGGCAGGCAGCTTTTCGGCCAGCGACTCCACGCGCACCAGCGGTCGGCCCAGCTCGCGCATGCTGGCCAGCAGTTGCTCCAGCCGCTGGCGCTGCAAGGTGCAGCAGACCACCTCTTCGCCATGCTCTTTGCCCTGTTGGCGCAGCGGAATCACGACCACGCGGCCCAGGTCGTCCATCAGCCGGTCTTCCAGCGCCATGGCAACCGCCGTGGCGTCTTTCCAGCTCACCCCCGGGGGCAGTTTCACCGGGTGGTAGACCAGTTGCTCCGGGGACAGGATGGCGACGTGCTCGGTGGCCTGGGGCCACCGCCTGGGCACATCTCGTCCGGAGCTGACGAGGCGCTCCCCTTCGACCAGGCTCCAAGGACAGTCCAGGTGTTGATGCGGCCAGCCCGCATCGGTATAGAGATACAGAGTTCGACTCATGGGCGCTTCATCCAAACAACATCGGGCCAGGCCCCGGGTTTTCGCTTCAGCAGGGCGACCGCAGAAGCCCGCCCCTGCTCGAAGGTGGCGTGCACTTCCACCCTGAAGAAATCGCTGCGGACCGAAATGGAATCGGTCCGGAAGGCATCTCGGACCTCACCACTGAGCAAGGTGTAGAAGTCGGGCGTGTGGTTGAAGGGCGCTGCGGCGCGCCGGTCAAAAATCGCTTTGGCCTGCTCGAAACTGAGGCCGGGCACGATGGCGTAGATCAGCTCCAGCGGGGCGGTGTTCACGTTCAGTTTTGAATGGGCGTTGGGCAGCAGGGTGATGTACTTGCCCAGTTTTTCGATCACTTCCGGGGTGTAGCCGGGAACGCCTTCCAGGCTGGCGGGGCCCATGTAGCGCACGCGCTCCGACACCTTCCCGGACAGTTTCGATTTCAGGGCGCCCGCCAGCGCGGGCGGCAGCTCCAGTGCCCGCAACAGGCGTTCGTACTGCTCCCAGGCGTAGGGGTCGCCCGCCAGCAGCCAGGCCATGTTGAAGCGGGATTGTTCGTCAAACATCTGGCCGCTGATCTCGCCCCCGGCCACCGGGATGGGGGGCACCCGGGTGGACCAGGCCTCGCCCAGGTAGTCCTTGCGGATGCGCTGGTGCTGGCGTTCGTACAGGACCGAACGGGCCCAGTCCACGCCCCCCATCACCAGCCGGTGCGCCTGGCGCGCCTCGCGCAGCACCTTCACCTGCGTGACCCAGATATCGACACGCCAGAGAATGGCCGACGCCAGCACGGTGACCACCGCCACCAGCAGCAGCGCCATCAGCAAGGCAACGCCTTGCTGACGACGGGGAGAGGCCGGGGCGCGGATGCTCATGGCAAGGCATAGATCCGTGTGACGTCGCGCCCGTCTTCCAACGCCAGGACCATGCGCAAGGCATGGGGCCGGGCATAGGGCGTGCCTTCGAGCGGCCAGCGGTCGTGCCATTCGCCCTGGCCGTCCAGGAAAGACACGGTCATGGCCCGCACGCCGCCGAGCAGCGGCGTTTCCAGCCCCTGGGCCTCGGCCTGGCCCGTGCCCGGCGCGGCGTCCCGCGCACGGGACAGATCGGCCCCCAGCGTGCGCACCAGCGAGCCACCGCGCAAGGTGTACTGGACCGGCAGCACACTGCCCGCCGCACCCCAGACGGCCCAGTGGGCCGTGGCGCCCTGGCCCTGCCAGCGGGTCTGGGGAACCTCCATGGGCAGGCCATCGACGGTGGTGGTGACGTCCTCCCCCACGCGAGCCCAGGCCATGGCGATGCCGCGCCAGCGCGCCTGCTCGTCGTACACCACGTCGCGGGCCCGGATGACCTGCGCCAAGCCCTTGCTGGCCATGACGCCCAGCACGGCCAGCAAGGCCATGGCGACCATGACTTCCAGCAGCGTCATGCCTCGGGTCGTTCTTCGGGTGCCGGGCCGGGCCGTCAAAAGGGCTCTCCCGGCCGTGGACTGACCTGGTTGGTCAGGTAGCCCTGCACCACCACCTTCGCCGTCGGGTCGTCTTTCAGCGACACATGCACGTCCATCTTGCGCGCCAGCGGGCTGGGTGTTTCGCTCACCTCTTCGACGACGACAAAATCCTGCCCGCACTGGCGTTCGGCCTGCGCGGGCCGTATGCCCACCTCCAGCCAGCTGGCGCGCGCATGGTGCAGTTCGAGCCGGTTCTGCCCCACCCAGTCGGCACACATCTGGGTGCGCAGGCGCAAGGCGTTGGCCGCCGTCAGCCCCGTGGCCCGCACAGCCGCGATCAGGCCGATGCTGAGCACCAGCAAGGCCACCAGCACCTCCAGCAGACTGATGCCCTGGACGCCTCTGGGGCCGCCAGACGACCCGGTACGGTTCAAGCTTCGGTGTCGCATTCAGTGCCCTGGCTCCACCGTTTGCACCACCGCGCCCGAAGCCGTGGTGTCGAGCCGGACCAGCCGCTGCCCGTCGCGCAACCGGATGCGCAGCAGCGGTGGCGTGGCCCCGATGAACTCGATGCGCAGCGGCGGCTGCAACGCCTTGTTGTCCACCCAGGCCTGTTCGATGCGGACATCGTCGGCCAGTTGGCCCGCCCGCAGCGCGGCAGCATCGTTGGGGCGAAGCCAAGTGCCATCGGTCTGGCGCTTCTCGAAGTGGTAGCGGCGTCCGTCGGACACCATTCGCAGGTGCTGGCCGCCGATCACGCTGGCGAACATGGCCGCTTCCAGGGTGGCCACGAACTTCTCCGTGGAAACCTGCCGCTGCACCGCCGCCGCGCTGCGGGTATCGGGCATCGCCATGGCCAGCATCACCCCCAGGATGACCACCACCACCAGCAGCTCGATCAGCGTGAAACCGCGCTGGTTCATGGAAGGGGCAGACCCGTGCCATCGCGGAACCGGCTTGGCCGGGCCGCAGATGGCGTCCCCCTCCCGCGAAGCGAGAGAGGGGGAAGGCGCGAAGCGCCGCAGGGGGTGCTTCACATCAGCACCTGGTTGATGTTGAAGATGGGCTGCAGGATGGCCAGAACGATCATCAGGACCATGCCGCCCATCACCAGGATCATCAGCGGCTCCAGCAGCCGGATCAGGATGGCCACGTCGTGTTCCAGCGACAGCTGCTCCAGCCGGGCGGCCTGGGCCAGCATCTCGGCCAGTTGCCCGCTTTGCTCGCCGCTGGCGATCAGGTTGATCAGCAGCGGCGGAAAACCGTCCTTGTGTCGCAGCGCCCGGCTCAGGCCCTTGCCAGCGTTCACCTCCTGGAGCGCCGCGGCCACGATCTCCTTGAGCGGCAGGCGCTCCAGCAAGGCCTTGCCCGCCTCCAGGGCCAGCAGCAGCGGCACGCCGCTGCGCACCAGAATGGCCAGGGTGCTGGCAAACCGCGCGGTGTCGGCACTGCGCAGCAGCTTGCCCAGCACGGGGACCCGCAGCAGCCGCACGTCCACCGCGCGCCGGAAGCCGTAGGTCTTCATGGCGTTGCGCCACCACAGGCCGGCCAGCAGCGCCAGGCCCAGGGCGTAGCCCCCGAAGTCGCGCACGCCGCTGCTCACGCTCAGCAAAGCGCGGGTGAGCAGCGGCAGGGTTTGGCGCTGGTTTTCAAACACCGTCACCACCTGCGGGACCACATAGGCCAGCAGCACGCCCACCACGGTCAGGGCCACCACCAGCATGACCAGCGGGTAGATCATGGCCTCCAGCGTCTTGCTGCGGAGCGACTGGCTCTCGGCCAGGTAATCGGCTAGGCGCGACATCACCTCGCTGAGCTCGCCCGCCGTCTCGCCG
This Hydrogenophaga taeniospiralis DNA region includes the following protein-coding sequences:
- the gspF gene encoding type II secretion system inner membrane protein GspF: MKTFRYQAIDASGARVEGSQEADSAAQLRTSLREKGLLPVSVDEASAHASAASGRRGRIPPRALFLLTQQWASLLRAGLNVDASLVTLAGQVDKPAHGLIINAVRNEVRAGQSLASALSMHPRTFPPLYIALIKAGETAGELSEVMSRLADYLAESQSLRSKTLEAMIYPLVMLVVALTVVGVLLAYVVPQVVTVFENQRQTLPLLTRALLSVSSGVRDFGGYALGLALLAGLWWRNAMKTYGFRRAVDVRLLRVPVLGKLLRSADTARFASTLAILVRSGVPLLLALEAGKALLERLPLKEIVAAALQEVNAGKGLSRALRHKDGFPPLLINLIASGEQSGQLAEMLAQAARLEQLSLEHDVAILIRLLEPLMILVMGGMVLMIVLAILQPIFNINQVLM
- a CDS encoding type II secretion system protein GspI; this translates as MRHRSLNRTGSSGGPRGVQGISLLEVLVALLVLSIGLIAAVRATGLTAANALRLRTQMCADWVGQNRLELHHARASWLEVGIRPAQAERQCGQDFVVVEEVSETPSPLARKMDVHVSLKDDPTAKVVVQGYLTNQVSPRPGEPF
- a CDS encoding cupin domain-containing protein — protein: MSHSLNMSETCTDRLDALLSHFPVRAHMFHSGALCGITDFSSPGDSGQMHLLKVGSMEIVHPGRPTLQVDVPSLLLYPRPVARRFVTDAQRGADLACAELHFDGGAANPIMGALPDVICLPLQSIAGADQTLLLLFEEAFGNNCGRHALVDRLFEVVLIQVLRHLMETNQMSGGMLAGLSHPKLRKALVSMHEQPQQDWSLESLASLSSMSRSVFAAAFRRAVGCTPGAYLQAWRVKLAQQALRQGKSLKLIADEVGYSGEAALSRAFKAQCGMAPREWRQQRDPG
- the gspK gene encoding type II secretion system minor pseudopilin GspK, with product MSIRAPASPRRQQGVALLMALLLVAVVTVLASAILWRVDIWVTQVKVLREARQAHRLVMGGVDWARSVLYERQHQRIRKDYLGEAWSTRVPPIPVAGGEISGQMFDEQSRFNMAWLLAGDPYAWEQYERLLRALELPPALAGALKSKLSGKVSERVRYMGPASLEGVPGYTPEVIEKLGKYITLLPNAHSKLNVNTAPLELIYAIVPGLSFEQAKAIFDRRAAAPFNHTPDFYTLLSGEVRDAFRTDSISVRSDFFRVEVHATFEQGRASAVALLKRKPGAWPDVVWMKRP
- a CDS encoding prepilin-type N-terminal cleavage/methylation domain-containing protein is translated as MNQRGFTLIELLVVVVILGVMLAMAMPDTRSAAAVQRQVSTEKFVATLEAAMFASVIGGQHLRMVSDGRRYHFEKRQTDGTWLRPNDAAALRAGQLADDVRIEQAWVDNKALQPPLRIEFIGATPPLLRIRLRDGQRLVRLDTTASGAVVQTVEPGH
- the gspG gene encoding type II secretion system major pseudopilin GspG, whose protein sequence is MPRIHKSSGFTLIEILVVITILGILGALVIPKIMDRPNDARVAAAKQQVADIVQALNLYKLDSGAYPSSSQGLVALAQKPSSGKIPTNWRPYMDKIPKDAWGNELQYRAPGLHGEIDVFSLGADGETGGEGYNADIGSWMD
- a CDS encoding organic hydroperoxide resistance protein — protein: MSIEQVLYQAHAIATGGRDGRAMVPAGDLEFKLTTPKELGGAGGAGANPEQLFAAGYSACFLGAMKFVASREKLAMPADTVIEGFVGIGAIPNGFGIEVELKISLPGLDRAVAEQLVQKAHTVCPYSNATRGNIDVTLTIV
- a CDS encoding type II secretion system protein GspJ, which codes for MTARPGTRRTTRGMTLLEVMVAMALLAVLGVMASKGLAQVIRARDVVYDEQARWRGIAMAWARVGEDVTTTVDGLPMEVPQTRWQGQGATAHWAVWGAAGSVLPVQYTLRGGSLVRTLGADLSRARDAAPGTGQAEAQGLETPLLGGVRAMTVSFLDGQGEWHDRWPLEGTPYARPHALRMVLALEDGRDVTRIYALP
- the gspN gene encoding type II secretion system protein N — protein: MKRLHLIAITGLLTLVFIVWQAPASLIGLALQQASHHTWDLADANGTLWNGRGVITTGQRDKDPRPVSLPPMGWKLVGFQEGGLLFQMQAHGQAIGHLQVGLGGWRTQLRELGLEARDLTPVLPGLLSKGDWQGFLNFHQMSAQGSWRSVQTAEVDVEWLHAATGLIPQGELGSFVLKGHTENAGVSFSITSQDGPLVIAGQGSHSRQQGFQFTGELTDNAGLASQFPGFLSAYLQPAGAPNRYTLHISQLDL
- a CDS encoding type II secretion system protein GspL, with amino-acid sequence MSRTLYLYTDAGWPHQHLDCPWSLVEGERLVSSGRDVPRRWPQATEHVAILSPEQLVYHPVKLPPGVSWKDATAVAMALEDRLMDDLGRVVVIPLRQQGKEHGEEVVCCTLQRQRLEQLLASMRELGRPLVRVESLAEKLPAAPGEWRIFQNEDGQLWLHDGRVALELDMPVDGALPVALALHRAQAPGQPPARVVLHGVEPTLFEGLEGEWGIPVQRAAALDWRSTLSQPSPNLLVGDWMPRRKLLSEPAFRTALLVIAVCVAFQMLAALAGLGHTWWSIRQVRGEQLAFWQEVSGSADQTDKPARQLHQMWQAARARVGESRPDEFVPVLAALAQQLAQARLESLDYEQGRLILVWSGTQQDASALEAGMLQRGYTAITQSVNNGIVTTALVAKEQP
- a CDS encoding alpha/beta hydrolase, which produces MNRKVKFAAATAIALAAQMSFAAGSPGVERNTQAFLEALAKGGGQPLETLSPADARQVLVGAQKGAKLPAADVSEKTITVDGKQIVLNIVRPAGVKGVLPAFIFVHGGGWILGDFPTHERFVRDLVADSGAVGVFVNYTPSPEARYPVAINEIYAATKWVAENGAQINVDGKRLAIAGNSVGGNMATVVALMAKAKGTPALRSQVLFWPVTHANLENASYNEFANDHFLTKGLMKWFWDAYTTDPKQRQEIYTSPLLATPEQLKGLPPTLVQTAEKDVLRDEGEAYARKLDAAGVNVVATRYNGMIHDFGLLNVLSDLPTTRAALHQAGEELKLRLR
- the gspM gene encoding type II secretion system protein GspM is translated as MNQLQSWWKGLSQRDQRLFAVWLAGMAVAALVWSWSALAAAQDRAQTQLATEWKVLGNMRVQADEWQQLRQRPAAGGNVRGVNVTAVTDSIAKFGLSPEILQTLDTENQVALQGMVPFDKWVEWVAFAQKDMRLIVQKAKATRTDLPGMVEIQALLELGKDER